One Phaseolus vulgaris cultivar G19833 chromosome 11, P. vulgaris v2.0, whole genome shotgun sequence genomic window carries:
- the LOC137831827 gene encoding putative lipid-transfer protein DIR1, with protein MEAYKKKVMIVVMMVLGIVMSGSNAQYSFCRMPKDGLKSCLASVSGDNPVDPTSDCCLAIAKADLQCFCRYKDSGLLSIYGVDPNKCMELPVKCKVVDSFHC; from the coding sequence ATGGAAGCATACAAGAAGAAGGTGATGATTGTGGTGATGATGGTGTTGGGCATTGTGATGAGTGGATCCAATGCGCAGTACTCGTTTTGTCGCATGCCCAAAGATGGGTTGAAGTCATGCTTAGCAAGTGTGAGTGGGGACAACCCTGTTGATCCCACCTCTGATTGTTGCTTAGCCATTGCAAAGGCTGATCTGCAGTGCTTCTGCCGCTACAAGGATTCGGGATTGCTCTCTATCTATGGTGTTGATCCCAACAAATGCATGGAACTCCCTGTTAAGTGCAAGGTTGTCGACTCTTTCCACTGCTAG
- the LOC137832780 gene encoding UPF0496 protein At4g34320-like translates to MGSHMSKKVPETSSVGLGTELHYKTELSSYEAACKLDSDLQFFDTTLQARTNEVINTLAAGVEVRALSFDSLKQITECLMEMNQEVVKVILDCKKDIWKSQELFELVEEYFENSLQTLDFCTALEKCLKRSRDSQLLILVALQQFEEESVLGDNRYVRTLQEFKNFKAAGDPFTQEFFQIFQSAYKHQILMFEKLQLRKNKLDKKLKYIKSWRKVSSMIFVATFAAVLICSVVAAAIAAPPIAAAIAAATSIPIGSMGKWMDSLWKNYENALKGQKEVISSMQAGTYVAIKDLDSIRVLIDRLQIEIESLLHNVDFAIDEGAVKVAIEEIKKKLGVFMKNVEDLGVQADMCSRDIRRARTVVLQRIIKHPHN, encoded by the coding sequence ATGGGGAGTCACATGAGCAAGAAGGTGCCTGAAACTTCTTCTGTTGGCCTCGGCACCGAATTGCACTACAAAACTGAGCTGAGTTCTTACGAGGCCGCTTGCAAGCTTGATTCTGATTTGCAGTTCTTTGACACCACACTTCAAGCTAGAACAAATGAGGTTATCAATACTCTTGCTGCTGGTGTTGAAGTTCGGGCCCTCTCATTTGATTCTCTAAAACAGATCACGGAGTGCCTTATGGAGATGAACCAGGAGGTTGTAAAGGTAATCTTGGACTGCAAGAAAGACATATGGAAAAGCCAAGAACTGTTTGAACTGGTTGAGGAATACTTTGAGAACAGTCTGCAAACTTTGGACTTCTGCACTGCATTGGAAAAGTGCCTCAAGCGTTCTCGTGACAGCCAGCTGCTCATCCTTGTGGCTCTTCAACAGTTTGAGGAGGAATCAGTGTTGGGTGACAACCGGTACGTGAGGACATTGCaagaatttaaaaatttcaaGGCAGCTGGTGACCCTTTCACTCAAGAATTCTTCCAGATATTTCAGTCTGCTTACAAGCACCAGATACTCATGTTTGAAAAGTTGCAACTTAGGAAGAACAAGCTTGATAAGAAGCTCAAATACATCAAGTCTTGGAGGAAGGTTTCTAGTATGATCTTTGTGGCTACTTTTGCTGCAGTCTTGATCTGCTCAGTTGTTGCTGCAGCTATCGCAGCACCACCTATTGCGGCTGCAATAGCTGCTGCTACATCTATCCCAATAGGATCAATGGGAAAGTGGATGGACTCCCTCTGGAAGAACTATGAAAATGCATTGAAGGGGCAGAAGGAAGTGATTAGCTCAATGCAGGCTGGAACTTATGTTGCTATAAAGGATTTGGATAGCATTAGGGTTCTCATTGACAGGCTACAAATAGAGATTGAATCTCTATTGCATAATGTGGATTTTGCCATTGATGAAGGAGCTGTGAAAGTTGCAATAGAAGAGATCAAGAAGAAACTTGGAGTGTTTATGAAGAATGTTGAAGATTTGGGAGTTCAGGCTGACATGTGCAGCCGTGACATTAGGAGGGCAAGGACAGTGGTCCTGCAGAGGATCATAAAGCATCCCCATAACTGA
- the LOC137827933 gene encoding probable 1-acyl-sn-glycerol-3-phosphate acyltransferase 5, with translation MAVLIPASSCFGAKYQTLAPLRILRGLVCLLVLLSTAFIMLVFFGFISSVVVRLFSVRYSRRATSFFFGAWLALWPFLFEKINKTKVVFSGDDVPSRERILLIANHRTEVDWMYLWDLALRKGCIGYIKYILKSSLMRLPVFGWSFHILEFIPVERKWEADESIMRHMLSTFKDPQDPLWLALFPEGTDFTDQKCLRSQKYAAEHGLPVLKNVLLPKTKGFCACLQELRESLTAVYDMTIGYKYRCPSFLDNVFGVDPSEVHIHIRRIPLDSIPVSESEMSTWLIDRFQLKDQLLSKFQIQGQFPDPATERDLSTVKSILNCMTIVTVTGTCMYYSFSSVWFRLYVSLVCAYLVPATYYNIRPQPILSLLKKRSN, from the exons ATGGCTGTTCTTATACCTGCAAGTTCATGTTTTGGAGCAAAGTATCAGACTCTAGCACCATTGAGAATTTTAAGGGGTCTGGTGTGTCTACTGGTTCTGCTTTCAACAGCATTTATAATGTTAGTGTTCTTTGGCTTTATAAGTTCTGTTGTAGTTCGACTTTTTAGTGTCCGTTACAGCAGGAGAGCAACTTCCTTTTTCTTTGGTGCCTGGCTTGCCTTGTGGCCCTTTCTATTTGAAAAGATCAACAAGACTAAAGTTGTATTTTCTGGAGATGATGTTCCTTCAAGAGAACGGATCTTACTGATCGCAAATCATAGAACTGAGGTTGATTGGATGTATTTATGGGACCTTGCCTTGAGGAAGGGATGCATtggatatataaaatatatacttaaaaGCAGCTTGATGAGACTTCCAGTTTTTGGTTGGTCATTTCACATACTGGAGTTCATCCCAGTGGAAAGAAAGTGGGAGGCAGATGAGTCAATCATGCGCCATATGCTTTCAACATTCAAGGATCCCCAAGATCCTCTCTGGCTTGCTCTTTTCCCAGAAGGCACTGATTTTAC TGACCAAAAGTGCCTTCGGAGTCAAAAGTATGCTGCTGAACACGGGTTACCAGTTCTGAAAAATGTCTTACTTCCAAAGACAAAGGGCTTCTGCGCCTGCTTGCAAGAGTTGAGGGAATCTCTCACTGCAG TTTATGACATGACCATTGGCTACAAATACCGCTGCCCATCTTTCTTGGACAATGTCTTTGGGGTGGATCCTTCTGAAGTTCATATTCATATTCGCCGCATCCCCCTCGATAGTATCCCGGTATCTGAGAGTGAAATGTCCACTTGGTTGATAGATAGATTCCAGTTGAAGGATCAGTTACTTtccaaatttcaaattcaaggCCAGTTTCCGGATCCAGCAACAGAAAGGGACCTCTCTACTGTGAAGAGCATTTTGAATTGTATGACAATTGTTACCGTGACAGGCACATGCATGTACTACAGTTTTTCCTCTGTCTGGTTTAGACTTTATGTGTCTCTAGTCTGTGCTTATTTGGTTCCAGCCACGTATTACAATATTCGGCCACAGCCCATTCTTAGCCTTTTGAAGAAGAGATCAAATTGA